The Chiloscyllium punctatum isolate Juve2018m chromosome 12, sChiPun1.3, whole genome shotgun sequence genome includes a region encoding these proteins:
- the dalrd3 gene encoding DALR anticodon-binding domain-containing protein 3 isoform X1 gives METAAFAPGFSLAACSAALEAALRGPGRAPDGRVWFKESSGRNLKCRDWIAPRAALSKLYPRGQVPEDLIERLLSEYRHRLYIQSCKQTGNGLVILLDHPALFTQVLGNILLYTRPLKVLSTKKKCMILNCAPLQGNKGPESLSVSHLRAILLVDHLAIVLRQQGWDVHVTPNLPLRTSVSNFLKLLRVTWPCTQQTTSNEETVSSYKEILSESIYTQLGKDKVSSNHAQHILPKDALFKVHLKQFVKDKELEGYDANLDMALVKEEALRQIAELQHIVKEENAEECLVIHVVGCEEEFQQQKIDLLWQILNTGRDRVTQKHLVCGSVKVIGENSHIHAVQYFQFRRSQMQDASVMKYGNLVQGDSWTEIISSMTSATIRFELLSTAHRSPLNLDLTQAVNISTKGTKSGAFVMYNCARLATLFDNFNKSVQQGLYPKFPETSQLNFSALQEEGEWLLLYNYVIPFQDVLCQITQSLNSTKGIRLTINTEAVCKFLVNLSIDFSSYYNRVHILGEPLEHLFNQMFARLQLMKALREVFHTALGTMHITPPSQL, from the exons ATGGAGACCGCGGCCTTCGCTCCGGGGTTCAGCCTCGCCGCCTGCTCGGCCGCACTGGAGGCGGCGCTGCGGGGCCCGGGCCGCGCCCCCGACGGCCGGGTCTGGTTCAAGGAGAGCAGCGGGCGCAACCTGAAATGCCGGGACTGGATCGCGCCTCGAGCGGCCCTGAGCAAACTTTACCCGCGGGGCCAG GTTCCCGAAGACCTCATAGAAAGGTTGTTGTCAGAGTACCGCCACCGTCTCTACATTCAGAGCTGCAAGCAGACGGGCAATGGGCTGGTGATTCTCCTGGACCATCCTGCCCTTTTCACACAAGTCCTGGGCAACATCCTTCTCTATACAAGACCTCTGAAAGTTTTGTCAACAAAGAAGAAATGTATGATTCTTAACTGTGCACCTTTACAGGGGAATAAAGGACCTGAATCACTTTCAGTTAGTCACTTACGAGCTATCTTACTGGTGGACCACCTGGCCATAGTGTTAAGGCAACAAGG CTGGGATGTGCATGTAACACCAAATCTTCCCCTAAGAACCTCTGTCAGCAACTTTCTGAAATTATTGAGAGTCACTTGGCCATGCACCCAACAAACCACATCCAACGAGGAAACAGTTTCCAGCTACAAGGAGATTCTGTCAGAGTCAATTTATACACAGCTCGGGAAGGACAAGGTTTCTTCAAACCACGCACAGCATATATTGCCAAAAGATGCTTTGTTCAAGGTGCATTTAAAACAGTTTGTGAAGGACAAAGAGCTAGAAGGTTATGATGCCAACTTGGATATGGCTTTGG TgaaggaggaagcactgagaCAGATTGCAGAGCTTCAACACATAGTCAAAGAG GAGAATGCTGAGGAGTGTCTGGTGATCCATGTGGTGGGCTGCGAAGAGGAATTTCAGCAGCAGAAGATTGACCTACTTTGGCAAATCCTGAACACCGGCCGAGATCGAGTGACTCAG AAGCACCTTGTGTGTGGGTCAGTGAAAGTAATTGGCGAAAACTCTCACATCCATGCTGTACAGTATTTCCA GTTTCGAAGGTCTCAAATGCAGGATGCCTCTGTGATGAAGTATGGAAACTTGGTGCAAG GGGATTCATGGACTGAAATAATCAGCAGCATGACTTCAGCCACCATCAGGTTCGAGTTGTTATCAACAGCACACCGCAGTCCA CTGAATTTGGACCTGACACAAGCGGTCAACATTTCTACAAAAGGAACTAAGAGTGGAGCATTTGTCATGTACAACTGTGCAAGGCTTGCAACATTATTTGATAATTTCAACAAGTCTGTTCAACAAG GCTTATACCCAAAGTTCCCCGAAACATCGCAGCTGAATTTTTCTGCTCTTCAGGAAGAG GGGGAGTGGCTGTTGCTGTACAATTATGTTATTCCATTCCAGGATGTGCTTTGTCAGATTACACAATCCCTGAATTCAACTAAAGGAATTCGTCTGACCATCAACACCGAGGCA GTCTGCAAGTTTCTTGTAAACCTCAGCATTGATTTCAGCTCCTATTACAACCGTGTGCACATACTTGGA GAACCATTGGAACACTTGTTCAACCAGATGTTTGCTCGCCTGCAGCTGATGAAAGCATTGAGAGAAGTGTTTCACACAGCGTTGGGCACAATGCACATCACACCCCCAAGCCAGCTCTGA
- the dalrd3 gene encoding DALR anticodon-binding domain-containing protein 3 isoform X2 — protein sequence MWKTVQVPEDLIERLLSEYRHRLYIQSCKQTGNGLVILLDHPALFTQVLGNILLYTRPLKVLSTKKKCMILNCAPLQGNKGPESLSVSHLRAILLVDHLAIVLRQQGWDVHVTPNLPLRTSVSNFLKLLRVTWPCTQQTTSNEETVSSYKEILSESIYTQLGKDKVSSNHAQHILPKDALFKVHLKQFVKDKELEGYDANLDMALVKEEALRQIAELQHIVKEENAEECLVIHVVGCEEEFQQQKIDLLWQILNTGRDRVTQKHLVCGSVKVIGENSHIHAVQYFQFRRSQMQDASVMKYGNLVQGDSWTEIISSMTSATIRFELLSTAHRSPLNLDLTQAVNISTKGTKSGAFVMYNCARLATLFDNFNKSVQQGLYPKFPETSQLNFSALQEEGEWLLLYNYVIPFQDVLCQITQSLNSTKGIRLTINTEAVCKFLVNLSIDFSSYYNRVHILGEPLEHLFNQMFARLQLMKALREVFHTALGTMHITPPSQL from the exons ATGTGGAAAACTGTTCAG GTTCCCGAAGACCTCATAGAAAGGTTGTTGTCAGAGTACCGCCACCGTCTCTACATTCAGAGCTGCAAGCAGACGGGCAATGGGCTGGTGATTCTCCTGGACCATCCTGCCCTTTTCACACAAGTCCTGGGCAACATCCTTCTCTATACAAGACCTCTGAAAGTTTTGTCAACAAAGAAGAAATGTATGATTCTTAACTGTGCACCTTTACAGGGGAATAAAGGACCTGAATCACTTTCAGTTAGTCACTTACGAGCTATCTTACTGGTGGACCACCTGGCCATAGTGTTAAGGCAACAAGG CTGGGATGTGCATGTAACACCAAATCTTCCCCTAAGAACCTCTGTCAGCAACTTTCTGAAATTATTGAGAGTCACTTGGCCATGCACCCAACAAACCACATCCAACGAGGAAACAGTTTCCAGCTACAAGGAGATTCTGTCAGAGTCAATTTATACACAGCTCGGGAAGGACAAGGTTTCTTCAAACCACGCACAGCATATATTGCCAAAAGATGCTTTGTTCAAGGTGCATTTAAAACAGTTTGTGAAGGACAAAGAGCTAGAAGGTTATGATGCCAACTTGGATATGGCTTTGG TgaaggaggaagcactgagaCAGATTGCAGAGCTTCAACACATAGTCAAAGAG GAGAATGCTGAGGAGTGTCTGGTGATCCATGTGGTGGGCTGCGAAGAGGAATTTCAGCAGCAGAAGATTGACCTACTTTGGCAAATCCTGAACACCGGCCGAGATCGAGTGACTCAG AAGCACCTTGTGTGTGGGTCAGTGAAAGTAATTGGCGAAAACTCTCACATCCATGCTGTACAGTATTTCCA GTTTCGAAGGTCTCAAATGCAGGATGCCTCTGTGATGAAGTATGGAAACTTGGTGCAAG GGGATTCATGGACTGAAATAATCAGCAGCATGACTTCAGCCACCATCAGGTTCGAGTTGTTATCAACAGCACACCGCAGTCCA CTGAATTTGGACCTGACACAAGCGGTCAACATTTCTACAAAAGGAACTAAGAGTGGAGCATTTGTCATGTACAACTGTGCAAGGCTTGCAACATTATTTGATAATTTCAACAAGTCTGTTCAACAAG GCTTATACCCAAAGTTCCCCGAAACATCGCAGCTGAATTTTTCTGCTCTTCAGGAAGAG GGGGAGTGGCTGTTGCTGTACAATTATGTTATTCCATTCCAGGATGTGCTTTGTCAGATTACACAATCCCTGAATTCAACTAAAGGAATTCGTCTGACCATCAACACCGAGGCA GTCTGCAAGTTTCTTGTAAACCTCAGCATTGATTTCAGCTCCTATTACAACCGTGTGCACATACTTGGA GAACCATTGGAACACTTGTTCAACCAGATGTTTGCTCGCCTGCAGCTGATGAAAGCATTGAGAGAAGTGTTTCACACAGCGTTGGGCACAATGCACATCACACCCCCAAGCCAGCTCTGA